The candidate division KSB1 bacterium genome contains the following window.
GGTAAAGTTTAAAAAGTCGATGACTTGATTCAGCTTGCTATTTTCTTCCAAATTATTTTCAGGCAGTTTGATGTTTGAAATAATCGGATAGTCGAAAAAAAATTCAGTCCGGAACACCGGCATAGGTTGACCTTTTTCATCCAATGCCAGAAGCTCCGAGTTGTTTAAGATTGCAATCGGTTCCTTTTCGTGCACTTTAATGACCAGACTTGAAGGCAACCTGCGACTTACCGTTGCCCGCTGAATGAGCGGGTGCTGCTCCACTTGATTGGCGATTTTTTGGGTATCAAATTCAAGTAAACTCACCGACGGCTCGACTTTAACAAGGTTAAGCAGTTCGGATTTTTTAGCAAACCGGTTGCCCTCGATTTTAATATCTTTTAATGCAAACAATTCCTGTGCATTTAACCAGGTTGCGACTTTCAATAAAATCAGGAGTGAGGTTGTGACAATTAAAACTAAAATCCCTGCTCGTCTGGTTGGGAATGACCTTATTTTCCTAATTTTCTTCCCTATCTTTTTTGAGCTGTATTTTGAATAAACCATCATATCCCGAACCTCGAATGTTAACCTACGTTTTTGAGCGTGGGACCAATTTTAGCAGCGATATCTCCGGCTGCATTTGGTTTGGCTAATTGCTCTGCTGCTTTTGACATCGCCTCTCTCTTTTCCGGATTGTTTAAAAAACCTGAGATAGTGCTGACCAGCGTTTCTTCGTTCAGCGACTTTTCCAAAATCATAATTGCTGCGCCCGCCGTTTCTCGTGCTTTTGCATTAAACTCCTGGTGGCCGCCGGCAGAGTAGGGGTAAGGCACCAGAATGGCCGGCAGGCCGCAGATGGCTATTTCTGCCAAAGTAGTAGCCCCGGAACGGCAAAGTACAAGATCGGCAGTGGCGTATGCTGAAGCCATATCCTCTATAAACTCATGATTTGAGATGCGTTTGTCAGCGCCACATTTTTCGGCTACTATTTTAGAATCGTGAGGCCCGGTTGCCCACAGGATTTGCAAATCTGGCAATGCCTTTAATTTCTCGATGCCGTTTAAGACGGCCTGATTAATTGCGTGTGCGCCCTGGCTTCCGCCAAACACAAACAATGTAAGCTTGTCTTCTTGAAGGTTGAATTTTTTTAAAGCCGTTTTTTTATTCACCTGGTTAAAGTCTCCTCGCACCGGGTTCCCGCTGACAAAAATTTCCGGCTGCCCTTTAAAATAGGGGATAGATTCTTCAAACATGACATGTACCTGACTGACCCATTTGCCGAGCAAGCGGTTTACCAATCCCGGATAACTGTTCTGTTCTTGAATCACCGTCGGGATGCGGAATGTGATCGCCATCATTAAAGCCGGACCGCTGACATATCCTCCGGTCCCGATGACCACGTCCGGCTTAAAAGATAAAATCAAAAAAGCACACTGCACCAAACTTACCAAAAGTCTGAGCGGGAAAATTAGATTGGCTAAACTCAATTTTCGCTGCAAGCCTCTCATCCAAATTTTCTTAAATTCATAAGGGTGCTTTGGCAGTATTTTATTTTCGATGCCATAAGCTGTGCCCACAAACATTATCTTGCTTGACCAGCGTTGTTGGAATTCCTGCGCCAACGCGATACCCGGGTAAAGGTGGCCGCCGGTTCCTCCGCCCGCAATCATCACTTTGAGCACTTTCTTCTTGGACATTTCTAAAATCCTATTTTTCGGTGTCCCGTCTGATTTCTAACCGGAGAAAGTTTTTTTCTGTTTTGCTCGGCAATGTTTAACAAAATGCCGATTCCAAATAGATTGATAATTAACGCCGACCCGCCGTAACTTAAAAACGGCATCGGAATTCCGGTCGTAGGAAGCAGGTTGAGTACAACCGCCGAATTTGTAAACGCGTAAATCGCGATATTGAGAACAATTCCAAAAGCCAGCAGCTTACCTGGTTTTTCAGCGGTCATCATTGCGATTTTAACCCCAATCGAGACGAACGCAATCAAAAGAAAGAGTACGGCTAAAGTACCCAGGATTCCCATCTCTTCACCGACGATCGCATAAATGAAGTCGGTAAACGGATCGGGAAGGAAATGATATTTTTGCCGGCTGCCGCCCAATCCCAGGCCGAAAAAGCCGCCGTTTCCCAACGAAATTAAAGACTGCTGTGTTTGCCAGTGCACTTCTTCACCTTTCAAAGACGCGATAAACTTCATTATGCGAGCCCATTGGTAGCCGTTCTGCAAAAAAATTATTAAAAAGAAAGCCGTCGAGATTATTGCCGGAATGAAAAAATGACGCAATTTTTCACCTGAAACGAAAACAAGTGTAATTGCAATAAACGAAATGAGAATAGCTGTTCCAGCGTCCGGTTGCAGCGTAATCGGCAGAACTATTAAAGCGATGACCCCAAGATGAAAAATAAACCTCTTGCTCGTGTCTGTTCTCATGAGATTGGTTTGTCCCAGTGAGTGGCTCAGAAATAAAATGAGCGCTAATTTCGCTAA
Protein-coding sequences here:
- a CDS encoding FtsQ-type POTRA domain-containing protein; the encoded protein is MMVYSKYSSKKIGKKIRKIRSFPTRRAGILVLIVTTSLLILLKVATWLNAQELFALKDIKIEGNRFAKKSELLNLVKVEPSVSLLEFDTQKIANQVEQHPLIQRATVSRRLPSSLVIKVHEKEPIAILNNSELLALDEKGQPMPVFRTEFFFDYPIISNIKLPENNLEENSKLNQVIDFLNFTKAKYFTLYSEVSEISYSENTGIYFYLNEGAIPVICGNDNLQKKSANLLKVLNLLRSENKLLKVKYFDLRFKDQVIVKEFLKS
- a CDS encoding FtsW/RodA/SpoVE family cell cycle protein, with product MKDQNLKLDSTLFLIVLVLLVIGVVMVYSSSSFKAQEIYEDSHHFLKNHFYKVLLGLILMLIVSRINYTVWLKISPLLLLVSFGALIYLLVSPDVAAVRGSKRWIPFGSFQFQPADLAKLALILFLSHSLGQTNLMRTDTSKRFIFHLGVIALIVLPITLQPDAGTAILISFIAITLVFVSGEKLRHFFIPAIISTAFFLIIFLQNGYQWARIMKFIASLKGEEVHWQTQQSLISLGNGGFFGLGLGGSRQKYHFLPDPFTDFIYAIVGEEMGILGTLAVLFLLIAFVSIGVKIAMMTAEKPGKLLAFGIVLNIAIYAFTNSAVVLNLLPTTGIPMPFLSYGGSALIINLFGIGILLNIAEQNRKKLSPVRNQTGHRKIGF
- the murG gene encoding undecaprenyldiphospho-muramoylpentapeptide beta-N-acetylglucosaminyltransferase, whose amino-acid sequence is MSKKKVLKVMIAGGGTGGHLYPGIALAQEFQQRWSSKIMFVGTAYGIENKILPKHPYEFKKIWMRGLQRKLSLANLIFPLRLLVSLVQCAFLILSFKPDVVIGTGGYVSGPALMMAITFRIPTVIQEQNSYPGLVNRLLGKWVSQVHVMFEESIPYFKGQPEIFVSGNPVRGDFNQVNKKTALKKFNLQEDKLTLFVFGGSQGAHAINQAVLNGIEKLKALPDLQILWATGPHDSKIVAEKCGADKRISNHEFIEDMASAYATADLVLCRSGATTLAEIAICGLPAILVPYPYSAGGHQEFNAKARETAGAAIMILEKSLNEETLVSTISGFLNNPEKREAMSKAAEQLAKPNAAGDIAAKIGPTLKNVG